One genomic segment of Paraburkholderia caffeinilytica includes these proteins:
- a CDS encoding VOC family protein — MITVQDIAFVRYQVTDLDRMEGFLLDFGLHRAARTEGALYMRAAGTAHHAHVSELGAGNATVGFGLYARDAADLQRLAAHLGVPVEDNPEPGGGCRVRFRDPDGFVIDVLHGDARHAPLPVREPVAMNFGGTRQRLGETVRLTPRPSAVMRLGHVALQVRDFPAMLAFYRDVLGFRVSDTYWAGAEQNTIAAFMHCGLGGQWTDHHTVALIAAQDGRARFDHAAFEVMDIDDVMLGGEYLRSRGYQHSWGVGRHVQGSQIFDYWRDPFGNKIEHWTDGDLVNDSTPVGHAPMSPDELRQWAPPLTPEFFA, encoded by the coding sequence GTGATTACAGTGCAAGACATTGCCTTCGTGCGTTATCAGGTCACCGACCTCGATCGCATGGAGGGCTTTCTGCTCGACTTCGGCCTGCATCGGGCCGCGCGCACCGAAGGCGCGCTCTACATGCGTGCTGCGGGCACCGCCCATCACGCGCATGTGAGCGAACTGGGGGCGGGAAATGCGACCGTCGGCTTCGGACTTTATGCACGCGACGCGGCGGACCTGCAGCGTCTTGCTGCGCATCTCGGCGTGCCGGTGGAAGACAACCCCGAGCCGGGCGGCGGCTGTCGCGTGCGTTTTCGCGACCCGGACGGCTTCGTCATCGACGTTCTGCATGGCGATGCGCGGCACGCGCCTTTGCCCGTGCGTGAGCCGGTCGCGATGAACTTCGGCGGCACGCGGCAGCGTCTGGGGGAGACCGTGCGTCTGACGCCGCGCCCCAGCGCTGTCATGAGGCTCGGGCACGTTGCGCTTCAGGTCCGCGACTTTCCGGCAATGCTGGCGTTCTATCGCGACGTGCTGGGCTTTCGCGTTTCGGACACGTATTGGGCCGGCGCCGAGCAGAACACGATCGCCGCGTTCATGCACTGCGGACTCGGCGGCCAGTGGACGGACCACCATACGGTCGCCCTGATCGCCGCGCAGGACGGCCGCGCCCGCTTCGACCACGCCGCCTTCGAGGTGATGGATATCGACGACGTCATGCTCGGCGGCGAGTACCTGAGGTCGCGCGGTTACCAGCATTCCTGGGGCGTGGGCCGCCATGTCCAGGGCAGCCAGATCTTCGACTACTGGCGCGATCCGTTCGGAAACAAGATCGAGCATTGGACTGACGGCGACCTCGTCAACGACAGCACGCCGGTCGGGCATGCCCCGATGTCTCCCGACGAGTTGCGTCAATGGGCGCCGCCCTTGACGCCCGAATTCTTCGCATGA
- a CDS encoding acetoacetate decarboxylase family protein, with translation MTVEFKPGVRYRMPAVFGPAPGPRQKADGTPWKPEETGTMHAQWMTVSYLTHRAQLERILPPGFELRGEPHVHVSLAYFDNLYWLAGRGYGIAMVEVPAVYAGKDETIDGAFCPVLWEGVPDAILTGREELGFPKLFADIPMLRVDHDAGVAGGEASWFDFRFFEIELEGLTETGGEKKLPGPGGAALFYKYMPRTGSFGSGGCDIAYTTTSQPVQQAAGDASPVKFSDANFKRWKGKTGAVKWHRATFEQLPTTFHVVNGLADLEILDYVGVEMVEFSAPGTAVSANVIRPVEPIR, from the coding sequence ATGACAGTTGAGTTCAAGCCCGGTGTGCGCTATCGCATGCCCGCAGTGTTCGGTCCCGCCCCCGGACCTCGCCAGAAAGCGGACGGCACGCCCTGGAAACCCGAGGAAACGGGCACCATGCACGCGCAATGGATGACGGTGAGCTACCTCACGCACCGCGCACAACTCGAGCGCATTCTGCCTCCGGGCTTCGAGCTGCGCGGCGAGCCTCACGTGCATGTTTCGCTCGCGTATTTCGACAACCTGTATTGGCTGGCGGGCAGAGGTTACGGCATTGCCATGGTCGAAGTGCCGGCCGTCTATGCAGGCAAAGACGAAACGATCGACGGCGCATTCTGCCCCGTCTTGTGGGAAGGCGTACCGGACGCGATTCTGACCGGGCGCGAGGAGTTGGGCTTTCCAAAGCTGTTCGCCGACATTCCCATGCTGCGTGTCGATCACGACGCGGGCGTGGCGGGCGGCGAGGCTTCATGGTTCGACTTCAGGTTCTTCGAGATCGAGCTCGAAGGTCTGACTGAGACCGGCGGCGAAAAAAAGCTTCCCGGACCGGGCGGTGCAGCGCTTTTCTACAAGTACATGCCGCGCACCGGAAGCTTCGGAAGCGGCGGCTGCGATATCGCCTACACGACGACGTCGCAGCCCGTGCAGCAGGCAGCGGGCGACGCCTCGCCGGTTAAATTCAGCGACGCGAACTTCAAGAGATGGAAGGGCAAGACCGGTGCCGTGAAATGGCACCGCGCGACGTTCGAACAACTGCCCACCACGTTTCATGTTGTCAATGGACTCGCGGACCTCGAAATTCTCGATTATGTGGGTGTCGAGATGGTCGAGTTCAGCGCACCGGGCACTGCGGTATCGGCCAATGTGATTCGCCCCGTCGAGCCGATACGCTGA
- a CDS encoding HpcH/HpaI aldolase family protein: MSAETFRSRLRSGSLLVSSFIKTGHYQPVEVAGAAGLDAVVIDAEHAAFSAADLDACLMACRAAGLAGLVRVPDTRAATLLQVLDMGAEGVLVPHVKSAAQAAEIVACTRYARGVRGFSNSARAGNYGAVPMREHIARQDEAVSVICQIEDEDALAHLDAIAAVDGVDCLFVGRADLSVSLRTFDLDDSTVAEATRAALGSASGAGKAGGLFLGDVASVPEWRAAGASFFIIGSDQSMMRAGWRQAAQAVRAAL, translated from the coding sequence GTGAGCGCTGAAACGTTCCGCAGTCGCCTGCGTTCGGGCTCACTGCTCGTCAGTTCATTCATCAAGACCGGCCACTATCAACCCGTGGAAGTGGCGGGCGCGGCGGGTCTCGACGCGGTCGTGATCGATGCGGAACACGCAGCGTTCAGCGCCGCCGACCTCGACGCCTGCCTGATGGCGTGCCGCGCCGCGGGCTTGGCGGGCCTTGTGCGCGTACCGGATACGCGCGCCGCCACGCTGCTGCAAGTGCTCGACATGGGGGCAGAAGGCGTTCTCGTGCCGCACGTGAAGAGCGCCGCGCAAGCCGCCGAAATCGTCGCCTGCACGCGTTATGCCCGCGGCGTGCGCGGCTTCTCGAACTCGGCGCGTGCCGGCAATTACGGCGCCGTGCCGATGCGCGAGCACATCGCGCGGCAAGACGAAGCGGTGAGCGTGATCTGCCAGATCGAGGACGAGGATGCACTCGCGCATCTCGATGCCATCGCGGCCGTGGACGGGGTCGATTGCCTGTTCGTCGGGCGCGCCGACCTCTCGGTCTCGCTGCGCACTTTCGATCTCGACGACTCCACCGTAGCCGAAGCCACCCGCGCCGCGCTCGGCTCGGCCAGCGGCGCCGGCAAGGCCGGCGGCCTCTTTCTCGGCGATGTCGCGAGCGTGCCCGAATGGCGCGCTGCGGGCGCCTCGTTTTTTATTATCGGCTCGGATCAGTCCATGATGCGCGCCGGTTGGCGTCAGGCCGCACAGGCCGTGCGCGCCGCACTCTGA
- a CDS encoding dihydroorotate dehydrogenase yields MTSNRLESRVGALALKNPVICGAGEHTMTGDAIRAALRHGAGAVVAKSTNESQAAKDQLDRTDYALLDGHWNPVKWHEADSQDATLFCRSGLLQRSFDGWVDELAALDREARASDSYVIPSLILSDLEQCARFAAQIEQAGLRVLEVNIGAPHGEEAAQGAIRLERDAERITRIVARLRASTTLPLWIKLTGQSEDVAGIAVAAQAGGADAVILMGRFMGFLPDLDTQRPVLGTNAAVGGGWALPLTARWISLTRRRVGTTFPLIATNGARNGLDVARFLLAGAAATEMTSAVLTRGYAALSDAIAELDAYLGGRGQRAEQVLGLAADCVETYQQQTSRPGHWTQFSPTTD; encoded by the coding sequence ATGACAAGCAACCGACTGGAGAGCCGCGTTGGCGCGCTCGCCCTCAAGAACCCCGTGATCTGTGGCGCCGGTGAGCATACGATGACCGGCGACGCCATTCGCGCCGCACTGCGCCATGGCGCGGGCGCGGTTGTCGCCAAATCGACGAACGAGTCGCAAGCCGCTAAAGATCAGCTCGACCGCACTGACTACGCGCTGCTCGACGGGCACTGGAATCCGGTGAAGTGGCATGAAGCGGACTCGCAGGACGCCACGCTCTTTTGTCGCTCGGGCCTCCTGCAACGCAGCTTCGACGGTTGGGTCGACGAGCTTGCCGCGCTCGATCGCGAGGCGCGCGCAAGCGACAGCTACGTGATTCCGAGCCTGATTCTGAGCGATCTCGAGCAATGCGCGCGCTTTGCCGCGCAGATCGAGCAGGCTGGGCTGCGCGTGCTCGAAGTGAACATCGGCGCGCCGCACGGAGAGGAAGCGGCACAAGGGGCGATCCGGCTGGAGCGCGACGCCGAGCGCATTACCCGCATCGTCGCGCGGCTACGCGCGAGCACGACGCTGCCGTTATGGATCAAGCTGACCGGCCAGAGCGAAGACGTCGCGGGAATCGCGGTTGCCGCGCAGGCGGGCGGCGCGGACGCCGTCATTCTGATGGGCCGCTTCATGGGTTTCCTGCCCGATCTCGACACGCAACGTCCTGTGCTCGGCACGAACGCCGCAGTCGGCGGCGGCTGGGCGCTGCCGCTCACGGCACGCTGGATCTCGCTCACGCGGCGCCGCGTGGGCACGACGTTTCCTCTCATCGCGACGAATGGCGCGCGCAACGGGCTCGATGTCGCACGCTTCCTGCTAGCCGGCGCGGCCGCGACCGAAATGACCTCTGCGGTACTCACCCGCGGCTACGCAGCACTGAGCGATGCCATCGCCGAACTCGACGCCTACCTCGGCGGGCGCGGACAGCGCGCCGAGCAGGTGCTTGGACTTGCGGCCGATTGCGTCGAAACCTATCAGCAACAAACGAGCCGCCCAGGACATTGGACGCAATTCTCGCCCACCACCGACTGA
- a CDS encoding IclR family transcriptional regulator: MATQKAGIQEASEGPAVLESVGIVFRLLDEMSSARRPMGVTELAQIVEEPKPRVYRHLASLRQLGVVEQDPVSEKYRLGARLVIYGAAASEQFDLRTLADPYLTQIRDATGQTALLSVATNDTALVVATVESKANVCISVKPGNRVQPYCSAQGRIVLAFADEASQQRVMRRKMLRLTPNTMTDPAELAARLKLIRARLYDDADGEVTFGINALCCPIFGMNNVVLGTIGIVGSSGEVVSPPDPTMLQHVQTAAAALSARMNGDAYEHTLAAHRKKGNKPKA; the protein is encoded by the coding sequence ATGGCAACACAGAAGGCAGGCATTCAGGAAGCGAGCGAAGGTCCGGCCGTGCTGGAATCGGTCGGGATCGTATTCAGGCTGCTCGACGAGATGTCGTCGGCGCGCCGGCCAATGGGCGTGACCGAGCTCGCGCAGATCGTCGAGGAACCGAAGCCACGGGTGTACCGGCATCTCGCTTCGCTGCGCCAGCTCGGCGTGGTGGAGCAGGATCCGGTCAGCGAGAAGTACCGGCTCGGCGCACGGCTTGTGATTTACGGTGCGGCCGCCAGTGAGCAGTTCGACTTGCGCACGCTCGCCGATCCGTATCTCACGCAGATTCGCGACGCGACGGGCCAGACCGCCCTGCTTTCGGTCGCGACGAACGACACGGCACTGGTCGTCGCGACGGTCGAGTCGAAAGCGAACGTGTGCATTTCGGTGAAGCCGGGCAATCGCGTGCAGCCCTATTGCTCGGCACAGGGCCGTATCGTGCTCGCGTTCGCCGACGAAGCGAGTCAGCAGCGCGTGATGCGTCGCAAGATGCTGCGGCTTACGCCGAACACGATGACCGACCCTGCCGAGCTCGCCGCCCGTCTGAAACTGATTCGCGCACGCCTCTACGATGACGCGGACGGCGAAGTGACGTTCGGCATCAACGCGCTGTGCTGCCCGATCTTCGGCATGAACAACGTGGTGCTGGGTACGATCGGTATCGTGGGATCGAGCGGCGAGGTCGTGTCGCCGCCCGACCCGACGATGCTCCAGCACGTCCAGACCGCCGCCGCCGCACTCAGCGCACGCATGAACGGCGATGCGTATGAACACACGCTCGCGGCGCATCGCAAGAAAGGGAACAAGCCCAAAGCATGA
- a CDS encoding fumarylacetoacetate hydrolase family protein, translated as MKLARYTLGGVTTIGAVAGDRVVALTELDPSAPGTIREVLAAGPALLDRLERALADARSGVPLADVKLEAPIPDAQKYLAIGMNYHDHAEEAARAGIPVPAHQLWFNKQVTCINGPFDPICKPKVSDKMDYEAELGVVIGRRCRYVSVQDAASVVGGYFVANDVTARDWQFKSPTFTLGKSFDTHGPIGPWITTADEIADPHALQMKLWVNGELRQSASTGGMIYNIWEQIHELSQVMTLEPGDLIATGTCANVGIALGKFLQPGDVVRVEIDRLGHIENTVAAESV; from the coding sequence ATGAAACTTGCCCGCTACACCCTTGGCGGTGTCACTACCATCGGCGCCGTTGCCGGCGACCGCGTTGTCGCGTTGACGGAGCTCGACCCCTCGGCCCCCGGCACGATCCGCGAAGTGCTGGCAGCTGGGCCCGCATTGCTGGACCGTCTCGAGCGGGCGCTTGCCGATGCGCGCAGCGGTGTACCGCTTGCGGACGTGAAGCTCGAAGCGCCGATTCCCGATGCCCAGAAGTACCTCGCCATCGGCATGAACTATCACGATCACGCTGAAGAGGCCGCGCGTGCCGGCATACCGGTTCCGGCGCACCAGTTGTGGTTCAACAAGCAGGTGACCTGCATCAACGGGCCGTTCGATCCGATCTGCAAGCCCAAGGTGTCGGACAAGATGGACTACGAGGCGGAACTGGGCGTCGTGATCGGCAGGCGTTGCCGCTATGTGAGCGTCCAGGATGCCGCCAGCGTGGTGGGCGGCTACTTCGTCGCGAACGATGTGACCGCGCGCGACTGGCAGTTCAAAAGCCCGACCTTCACGCTGGGCAAGTCGTTCGACACTCACGGCCCGATCGGACCGTGGATCACCACCGCAGACGAGATTGCCGATCCTCACGCGTTGCAAATGAAGCTGTGGGTGAATGGCGAACTGCGCCAGAGCGCGAGCACGGGCGGCATGATCTACAACATCTGGGAGCAGATTCACGAGCTCTCGCAGGTGATGACGCTCGAGCCCGGCGATCTCATCGCCACGGGCACCTGCGCGAACGTGGGCATTGCGCTTGGCAAGTTTCTCCAGCCCGGCGATGTGGTTCGGGTCGAAATTGACCGGCTCGGTCATATCGAGAACACAGTCGCCGCCGAATCCGTTTGA
- a CDS encoding porin yields the protein MKHFSPLLALPFLIASTAHAQSSVTMYGIVDTFVQYVNTGNGYTAAMNSSGQYGTRIGFRGSEDMGGGNKIDFTLENGFNSNDGTFATPGSMFNRQAWIGASGNWGSVRAGRQNSLLFLNEGRLDAFGGATQASGINNLSVYTYRTSNTVSYFSPKIAGFQASGYIGLGDAGGFRSGGSNYQFALTYDNQAISAVYAMQGVRNATATSTERSTFAGGSYDFGAVRLYAGYASASWDDLRIDIRSYEVSGRWSFSPFAYVALGYTFLQDRNGSNEAAQYSAMFNYSLSKRTSVYTALSWLDNRRRAQYRLAGAANAGLALAYPGAAAKGLQVGIVQAF from the coding sequence TTGAAACACTTTTCCCCACTACTCGCGCTACCATTCCTGATTGCGTCTACCGCACACGCGCAATCGTCCGTCACGATGTACGGCATTGTCGATACCTTCGTTCAATACGTGAATACGGGCAACGGCTACACTGCCGCGATGAACAGCAGTGGCCAGTACGGCACACGCATTGGTTTTCGCGGATCGGAAGACATGGGTGGCGGCAACAAGATCGACTTCACGCTGGAGAATGGCTTCAATTCGAACGATGGCACGTTCGCCACGCCTGGTTCGATGTTCAACCGCCAGGCGTGGATCGGCGCTTCGGGAAACTGGGGGAGCGTGCGCGCAGGGCGGCAGAATTCACTGCTGTTCCTCAATGAGGGCCGGCTCGACGCGTTCGGCGGCGCGACTCAGGCCTCGGGTATCAATAACCTGAGTGTGTACACCTACCGCACGAGCAACACCGTCTCATACTTTTCGCCGAAAATTGCTGGCTTTCAGGCGAGTGGCTATATTGGTCTCGGCGATGCTGGCGGCTTTCGCTCAGGCGGATCGAATTACCAGTTCGCGCTGACCTATGACAACCAGGCGATCTCCGCTGTGTACGCCATGCAGGGCGTTCGCAATGCCACTGCAACCAGTACCGAACGCTCTACCTTCGCCGGCGGCTCGTACGACTTCGGCGCGGTGCGGCTTTACGCAGGCTACGCTTCGGCCAGTTGGGACGATCTACGTATCGACATCCGCAGCTACGAAGTCTCGGGCCGCTGGAGTTTCTCGCCGTTCGCCTATGTTGCGCTGGGCTATACATTCTTGCAGGATCGCAACGGCAGCAATGAAGCCGCCCAGTACAGCGCAATGTTCAACTACTCGCTGTCCAAACGCACGAGCGTTTACACGGCGCTCTCGTGGCTGGACAATCGACGCCGCGCGCAATATCGTCTGGCTGGCGCCGCCAATGCGGGGCTTGCGCTTGCCTACCCGGGTGCGGCTGCCAAGGGCTTACAGGTTGGAATCGTTCAGGCGTTCTAG
- a CDS encoding GntR family transcriptional regulator, protein MQNTVSSPGGKSLTSLAVDRLRGDILSGQLRPAERLRIQVLSERYDIGATAIREALSRLVTDGLVDSEDQRGFCVTPVSREDLMDLTQTRVEVECGALRLALARGSVDWESNVLSAFHRLQRTPPPSSPELHEAWATVHRQFHEALVAGCASPWTLRLCRLLHDQSERYRNLAEQHTSEKNRDAMKEHRELMDAAMARDAELATRLLGEHFWATTGIILKAAFNDDATSGGAGRRGVRKKQSP, encoded by the coding sequence ATGCAAAACACCGTGTCATCTCCTGGCGGGAAAAGCCTGACGTCGCTTGCCGTTGACCGCTTACGCGGGGATATCCTTTCCGGACAATTGCGCCCGGCGGAACGGCTGCGCATCCAGGTGCTCAGCGAGCGCTACGACATTGGCGCGACCGCCATCCGTGAGGCGCTCTCGCGCCTTGTGACGGACGGCCTCGTCGACTCCGAGGATCAGCGCGGCTTCTGCGTCACGCCGGTTTCGCGCGAAGACCTCATGGACCTCACGCAGACGCGCGTCGAGGTGGAATGCGGCGCATTGCGTCTGGCGCTCGCGCGCGGCAGTGTCGACTGGGAATCCAACGTGCTCTCCGCCTTCCACCGTCTTCAGAGGACGCCACCGCCCAGCTCGCCAGAACTGCACGAAGCGTGGGCGACGGTGCACCGGCAGTTTCACGAGGCGCTCGTGGCGGGATGCGCGTCGCCCTGGACGCTGCGCCTGTGCCGCCTGCTACACGACCAGTCGGAGCGCTATCGCAACCTGGCGGAGCAACACACGTCGGAGAAAAACCGTGACGCGATGAAGGAACATCGCGAGTTGATGGATGCGGCGATGGCCCGCGACGCCGAACTCGCGACCCGGCTGCTCGGCGAGCATTTCTGGGCGACCACGGGAATCATCCTGAAGGCCG
- a CDS encoding DUF6282 family protein — translation MNDTTLELDKTEQDTQIDRLMQGAIDLHCHSGPSVMARYLDHVEAIREASAAGLRAVLLKDHYYSCTPVSYLLNRHFADSGVQVLSGVPLNNAVGGLNVHAVEHGLKLGANLVWMPTFSSKNHIAHHHQDKQFDQKFPQTTQRMLQPIPLTVLDDDGKLKDEVLAILDLIAEADVVLSGGHLNIAEIFPLFEEARKRGVKRLLVNHPTYVVDATLDHMRQLASESVFMEHSMCMWVPGSKFKFYDPDFLGQVIEAGTVDLTILGSDLGQKGNPTIGDGFRSVIRTALDIGYSEADIRKMTSGNAARLMGI, via the coding sequence ATGAACGACACCACGCTTGAACTCGACAAGACTGAACAGGACACGCAAATCGACCGCCTCATGCAAGGAGCGATCGATCTGCATTGCCATAGCGGGCCGTCCGTAATGGCCCGCTATCTCGATCACGTCGAGGCGATCCGCGAAGCATCCGCTGCCGGTCTCAGGGCCGTGCTGCTGAAGGATCACTACTACTCGTGCACACCGGTTTCGTATCTGCTCAACAGGCATTTCGCCGACTCCGGCGTGCAGGTGCTCTCGGGCGTACCGCTTAACAATGCAGTCGGCGGTCTGAACGTGCACGCAGTCGAGCACGGCCTGAAGCTCGGCGCGAATCTCGTGTGGATGCCCACGTTCTCGTCGAAGAACCACATCGCGCACCATCATCAGGACAAGCAGTTCGACCAGAAATTTCCCCAGACGACGCAGCGCATGCTACAGCCGATTCCGCTCACGGTGCTCGACGACGACGGCAAGCTCAAGGACGAAGTGCTTGCGATTCTCGACCTGATCGCCGAAGCGGATGTCGTGCTCTCGGGCGGCCACCTCAACATTGCCGAGATCTTTCCGCTGTTCGAGGAAGCCCGCAAACGCGGCGTGAAACGTCTGCTCGTGAACCACCCAACTTACGTCGTCGACGCCACACTCGATCATATGCGTCAGCTCGCGAGCGAAAGTGTCTTTATGGAACACTCGATGTGCATGTGGGTGCCGGGCTCGAAATTCAAGTTCTACGATCCCGATTTCCTCGGTCAGGTGATCGAGGCAGGCACGGTCGATCTGACGATTCTCGGCTCCGATCTGGGACAGAAAGGCAACCCGACCATCGGTGACGGGTTCCGCAGCGTGATACGCACGGCGCTCGACATTGGCTACAGCGAGGCGGACATCCGTAAAATGACGTCAGGCAACGCCGCCCGGCTGATGGGAATCTGA
- a CDS encoding porin, translating into MRRRIYGFPLGILMCSAAYAQSSVTIYGLIDGGISYVSNQGGHSVTKFDDAIYTPNLLGIEGTEDLGGGTRAIFKLEDQFQLGTGGMLQQGIFGRNAYVGLKNERFGQLTLGNVYDFMSISLTQKGDSPSVFSGGLYSFAAGPFQKLGIPQNATGWFDWSRTSGIPMNNSVKYESPVFAGVSFGALYAPGGVAGSFGSNSAMSFGVNYGAGPFGLGAAYTEKKYPGSSGGSPQIPIRNWGIGAHYVLGAIYMVADIVTVRNLLSGAGAWAAQAGASWHITPAWSLGASYMYMKGNEVLDDNHAHQIGATMNYSLSKRTMVYVEGIYQRANSGAQAAINGIMESSGSSSNASQAIARIGVHTVF; encoded by the coding sequence ATGCGTCGACGGATTTATGGTTTTCCATTAGGTATCCTGATGTGTTCGGCAGCGTATGCGCAAAGCAGTGTCACGATCTACGGCCTCATTGACGGTGGCATTTCGTACGTATCGAATCAGGGTGGGCATTCGGTCACGAAATTCGATGACGCGATCTATACACCGAACCTGCTCGGCATCGAGGGCACAGAGGATCTCGGCGGAGGAACCAGGGCCATCTTCAAGCTCGAGGATCAGTTCCAGCTCGGTACGGGGGGAATGCTTCAGCAGGGGATCTTCGGCCGCAATGCTTATGTCGGGCTGAAGAACGAGCGATTCGGCCAGTTGACTTTGGGGAACGTGTACGACTTCATGTCCATTTCGCTGACGCAGAAAGGAGACAGTCCGAGTGTGTTCTCTGGCGGGCTGTACAGTTTCGCCGCCGGGCCCTTTCAAAAACTCGGTATTCCGCAGAACGCGACCGGCTGGTTCGACTGGAGTAGAACCAGCGGCATTCCGATGAATAACTCCGTGAAATACGAGTCACCGGTTTTTGCAGGGGTTTCCTTCGGTGCGTTGTATGCGCCGGGCGGCGTGGCGGGATCGTTTGGTTCGAATTCGGCCATGAGTTTTGGCGTGAATTATGGGGCCGGGCCGTTCGGCCTTGGCGCGGCCTACACGGAGAAAAAATATCCCGGCTCGTCCGGCGGGTCGCCGCAGATCCCGATCCGGAACTGGGGAATCGGCGCGCACTACGTTCTTGGCGCGATCTACATGGTTGCAGACATCGTAACCGTCCGCAATCTGTTGTCCGGCGCCGGCGCGTGGGCCGCACAGGCCGGCGCCAGTTGGCATATCACGCCCGCATGGTCGCTCGGCGCGAGCTATATGTATATGAAAGGCAACGAGGTCCTCGACGACAACCACGCGCATCAGATAGGTGCAACGATGAATTACTCATTGTCCAAGCGAACGATGGTGTATGTCGAAGGCATCTATCAACGCGCCAACTCGGGAGCACAGGCTGCGATCAACGGGATCATGGAGTCCTCGGGATCTTCGAGCAACGCTTCTCAGGCGATTGCGCGAATTGGGGTCCATACTGTGTTCTGA
- a CDS encoding aldehyde dehydrogenase, producing MAYEVNLLIDGRVVPASSGATFERRSPLSGIAVSHAAAASAEDATAAVASAATAFPGWSALGPGTRRTLLTAAAAALEARTAQFVAAMAAETGASAAWAGFNVQVATAALLEAAALTTQVSGEVIPSDVPGCLALAIRQPAGVVLGMAPWNAPVILGVRAIAVPLACGNTVVLKGSELCPHTHWLIADAFRDAGFPAGAVNFVTHAAADAAAVVEAMIGHAAVRRVNFTGSTRVGRIVASTCARYLKPVVLELGGKAPLVVLDDADLDAAVNGAAFGAFANSGQICMSTERIIVDETIADEFAARLATKARALPVGDPRGEEPVVLGSVIDMSTVERCNELIDDALAKGATLLCGGKAENTLMPATLLDHVTPAMRIYSEESFGPVKPIVRVRGVEDAIACANDNEYGLSAAVFGRDVARAFDVARRIESGICHVNGPTVHDEAQMPFGGVKASGMGRFGGRAGAHEFTELRWITMQTTPRHYPF from the coding sequence ATGGCATACGAAGTCAATTTGCTGATAGACGGAAGGGTGGTGCCGGCTTCGTCCGGCGCGACCTTTGAGCGCCGCAGTCCGCTTTCCGGCATAGCGGTATCGCATGCCGCCGCGGCCAGCGCGGAAGATGCAACGGCGGCGGTCGCCTCTGCGGCAACAGCGTTTCCGGGGTGGTCCGCTCTCGGTCCCGGCACACGACGAACCCTGCTGACGGCTGCGGCCGCCGCACTGGAGGCGAGGACCGCGCAGTTCGTCGCGGCGATGGCCGCCGAGACGGGCGCGAGCGCCGCATGGGCTGGCTTTAACGTGCAGGTCGCCACGGCCGCGTTGCTCGAAGCCGCGGCGCTCACTACCCAGGTGAGTGGCGAGGTGATCCCATCCGACGTGCCCGGCTGCCTTGCGCTGGCCATACGGCAGCCGGCCGGCGTGGTGCTTGGCATGGCGCCCTGGAACGCCCCCGTGATTCTCGGCGTGCGCGCGATCGCGGTGCCGCTTGCATGCGGCAACACGGTGGTGCTTAAAGGCTCAGAGCTCTGTCCGCACACGCATTGGCTGATCGCCGATGCGTTCCGGGACGCGGGCTTTCCGGCCGGTGCGGTCAATTTCGTCACTCATGCGGCTGCCGACGCAGCGGCAGTAGTTGAAGCGATGATCGGCCACGCGGCGGTGCGCCGCGTGAACTTCACCGGTTCGACGCGAGTGGGGCGCATCGTTGCGTCCACGTGCGCCAGATATCTGAAGCCGGTGGTGCTGGAACTTGGTGGCAAGGCGCCGCTCGTCGTGCTGGACGACGCGGATCTCGACGCCGCGGTGAACGGCGCGGCATTCGGCGCATTCGCCAACTCGGGACAGATTTGCATGTCGACCGAACGCATCATCGTCGACGAAACGATCGCCGATGAGTTCGCCGCACGGCTCGCGACGAAGGCTCGCGCGCTGCCGGTCGGCGATCCGCGCGGCGAGGAGCCCGTGGTGCTGGGATCGGTCATCGACATGAGCACCGTCGAGCGCTGCAACGAGCTCATCGACGATGCGCTGGCGAAGGGCGCAACTTTACTGTGCGGAGGCAAGGCCGAGAACACGCTGATGCCCGCGACGCTGCTCGATCATGTCACACCCGCAATGCGGATCTACAGCGAGGAATCCTTCGGCCCCGTCAAACCCATCGTGCGTGTACGGGGCGTGGAAGATGCAATCGCCTGCGCCAACGACAACGAGTACGGCTTGTCGGCAGCGGTATTCGGCCGCGACGTGGCCCGTGCTTTCGACGTGGCGAGGCGCATCGAGTCGGGCATCTGCCATGTCAACGGACCCACGGTGCACGACGAAGCGCAGATGCCTTTCGGCGGCGTGAAGGCAAGCGGCATGGGGCGCTTCGGCGGCCGGGCCGGCGCGCACGAGTTCACCGAGTTGCGCTGGATCACCATGCAGACCACCCCGCGTCACTACCCATTCTGA